In a genomic window of Deltaproteobacteria bacterium:
- a CDS encoding M23 family metallopeptidase — translation MGTRRTPTRSRQPGRKPARRRAPRHPVDGPRRGTLYLALVLAVLVGVNLYVFVFSDRSIPEVKKASVDGVDPTALLAAPEPEAAEPAAAEPAATPEGRVVDGAVKPGDSMGGILRREGLAPPEADAVIRALQPVMDLRRIRAGQTYRLRFDSAGVLQSFEFHVSRLVTVEARRQPDGSMSARKHEAPTETRVIEVGGSIETSLYHAIKAAGEDVALVAFFVDVFAFDINFFIDTRRGDTFRMIVEKRYLDGEFLGYGRVLAAEYSGEVGTYRAFWWKRPDRDEGRYYREDGSSVEKTFLKTPLKYARVSSRFNPRRMHPVLHRVRGHWGTDYAAPTGTPVWAAAGGKIVFRGRRGGAGNCVILRHANGYETLYMHLSRFQRGQRVGQYVRQKDVIGYVGATGLATGPHLHFGVKRNGRYVDPQKLKMQPGPPVPKRWMDAFRADTRELVARLAEIPVGAGDSGAGREAVAAPLPN, via the coding sequence ATGGGAACGCGCCGCACACCGACACGCAGCCGCCAACCGGGCCGGAAGCCGGCGCGACGCCGGGCACCGCGCCACCCGGTCGACGGGCCGCGACGCGGCACCCTGTACCTGGCGCTCGTGCTGGCCGTGCTGGTCGGCGTCAACCTGTATGTGTTCGTGTTCAGCGACCGGTCGATCCCGGAGGTGAAGAAGGCGTCCGTCGATGGGGTCGATCCGACCGCGCTGCTGGCCGCACCTGAACCGGAGGCTGCCGAGCCCGCCGCGGCCGAGCCGGCGGCGACGCCCGAGGGGCGCGTCGTCGACGGCGCGGTCAAACCGGGGGACTCGATGGGCGGAATCCTGCGGCGCGAGGGGCTCGCGCCACCGGAGGCGGACGCCGTCATTCGCGCGCTGCAGCCGGTGATGGATTTGCGGCGGATCCGCGCGGGGCAGACCTACCGGCTCCGCTTCGACTCGGCCGGCGTGCTGCAGTCGTTCGAGTTTCACGTGTCGCGGCTCGTGACGGTCGAGGCGCGCCGGCAGCCGGACGGGTCGATGTCGGCGCGCAAGCACGAGGCGCCGACCGAGACGCGCGTGATCGAAGTCGGCGGATCGATCGAAACCTCGCTGTATCACGCGATCAAGGCCGCGGGCGAGGACGTCGCTCTGGTCGCGTTCTTCGTCGACGTGTTCGCGTTCGACATCAACTTCTTCATCGACACGCGCCGGGGCGACACGTTTCGCATGATCGTCGAAAAGCGATATCTCGACGGCGAGTTCCTGGGGTACGGGCGCGTGCTCGCGGCGGAGTACTCCGGCGAGGTCGGCACCTATCGGGCCTTCTGGTGGAAGCGGCCGGATCGCGACGAGGGGCGCTATTACCGCGAGGACGGATCGAGCGTCGAAAAGACGTTTCTGAAGACGCCGCTCAAGTACGCGCGCGTGTCGAGTCGGTTCAATCCCCGCCGCATGCATCCGGTGTTGCACCGAGTTCGCGGCCACTGGGGCACCGACTACGCCGCGCCGACCGGCACGCCGGTGTGGGCCGCCGCGGGCGGGAAGATCGTGTTCCGCGGCCGCCGCGGTGGCGCGGGCAACTGCGTCATCTTGCGCCACGCCAACGGCTATGAAACGCTGTATATGCATCTGTCGCGATTCCAGCGCGGGCAGCGCGTCGGCCAGTACGTGCGGCAAAAGGACGTGATCGGCTACGTCGGGGCGACCGGCCTCGCGACGGGGCCGCACCTCCACTTCGGCGTCAAGCGCAACGGCCGCTACGTCGACCCGCAGAAGCTCAAGATGCAGCCTGGACCGCCGGTGCCGAAGCGATGGATGGATGCGTTCCGCGCCGACACGCGCGAGTTGGTCGCGCGGTTGGCCGAGATTCCGGTGGGCGCCGGGGATTCGGGCGCGGGCCGGGAAGCGGTGGCGGCACCCTTGCCGAACTGA